The Bacillus sp. Y1 genome has a window encoding:
- the allC gene encoding allantoate deiminase, with protein sequence MAIQVNKQLIEEGQVGAVIEWLASIGETESGGVTRLLYSPTWLEAQVALKNMMDQTKLYTYFDSVGNLFGRLPGKDGNEKTILTGSHIDTVVDGGKYDGSYGIIASLLATVRLFHRYGYPRKTIEVVSLCEEEGSRFPLTFWGSRNISGAYNLSRVENVMDGEGISFLEAMKQAGFDPKSYASPVRTDIERFVEIHIEQGMILERNQNQIGIVTHIVGQRRYTIRIKGESNHAGTTPMQFRKDAVSTASHLISFLTEKAKHTDPILVATVGRLNVKPNVPNVVAGEVEFSLDIRHHQEEIIEQYCQKIFTEFKRISDVLNIEVDIAQWMDVKPVKMDEEMCEWASEIAERKRYRYQKMISGAGHDAQVFGGTCPTSLLFVPSRAGISHSPQEFTNLEDLETGIELLTDVLYKLAY encoded by the coding sequence ATGGCCATTCAAGTTAATAAACAATTAATCGAAGAGGGACAAGTGGGAGCAGTGATTGAATGGCTTGCTTCTATTGGAGAAACAGAAAGTGGGGGTGTAACAAGACTTCTGTATTCACCAACCTGGCTAGAGGCACAGGTAGCATTAAAAAATATGATGGATCAAACGAAGTTATATACGTATTTTGATAGCGTGGGAAATTTATTTGGTAGACTACCAGGTAAAGATGGAAATGAAAAAACGATTCTGACAGGCTCTCATATTGATACGGTAGTGGACGGTGGAAAGTACGATGGTTCATACGGTATTATTGCAAGCTTATTAGCTACGGTAAGGCTGTTTCACAGATATGGATACCCAAGAAAAACGATAGAAGTGGTTTCTTTATGTGAAGAAGAGGGAAGTCGCTTTCCATTAACCTTTTGGGGGTCAAGGAATATCAGTGGTGCATATAACCTTTCTAGAGTGGAGAATGTCATGGATGGAGAGGGTATTTCGTTTTTAGAAGCAATGAAGCAAGCGGGCTTTGATCCAAAGTCATACGCATCACCGGTTCGAACAGATATAGAGAGATTTGTAGAAATTCATATAGAGCAAGGAATGATTCTTGAACGAAATCAAAACCAAATCGGTATTGTTACACATATAGTAGGTCAGCGTCGTTATACCATTCGTATTAAGGGTGAAAGTAATCATGCCGGAACAACTCCTATGCAGTTTCGAAAAGATGCAGTAAGCACTGCTTCACATCTAATTTCTTTTTTAACAGAAAAAGCAAAGCATACAGATCCTATATTAGTTGCTACGGTTGGTAGATTAAACGTAAAGCCGAATGTACCCAATGTAGTAGCTGGCGAGGTAGAATTTAGTTTAGATATTCGGCATCATCAGGAAGAAATTATTGAGCAATATTGTCAAAAAATTTTTACAGAGTTTAAGCGTATCTCTGATGTTTTAAATATAGAAGTTGACATTGCACAATGGATGGACGTGAAGCCTGTGAAAATGGATGAAGAAATGTGCGAGTGGGCAAGTGAGATTGCAGAAAGAAAACGATACCGTTATCAAAAAATGATCAGCGGGGCTGGGCATGACGCACAAGTTTTTGGTGGAACTTGTCCGACTTCCTTATTGTTTGTACCTAGCCGTGCTGGAATTAGTCATTCACCACAGGAATTTACGAATTTGGAAGATTTGGAGACAGGTATTGAGTTATTAACAGATGTTTTATATAAATTAGCTTATTAA
- the uraH gene encoding hydroxyisourate hydrolase, whose translation MTGLTTHILDLSHGLPASNVTIELYFLEENSTEWTPLKTAVTNDDGRLDSPFVSEKELKTGCYELVFHIGSYFRSKTIDLPDPPFLDKIPVRFNIVDTTVHYHVPLLVSPWGYQVYRGS comes from the coding sequence ATGACAGGTCTAACTACACATATTTTAGATTTATCTCACGGCTTACCAGCCAGCAACGTAACCATCGAACTATATTTCCTAGAAGAAAACTCAACAGAATGGACCCCTCTAAAAACTGCTGTAACAAATGATGACGGGAGACTTGATTCTCCCTTCGTATCTGAGAAAGAATTAAAAACTGGTTGTTATGAGTTAGTTTTTCACATCGGTAGCTATTTTCGCAGCAAGACCATCGATTTACCTGATCCACCATTCTTAGATAAGATACCTGTTCGTTTTAATATCGTAGACACAACAGTACATTATCATGTTCCACTGCTAGTCTCTCCGTGGGGGTACCAAGTTTATAGAGGAAGTTAA
- a CDS encoding NAD(P)-binding domain-containing protein has product MSLEALNLQVKKDLSYLNFGGTNWVRPLTHPDGHVYDVVIVGGGQSGLGAAFALLKEQISNILVLDENPEGFEGPWETYARMVTLRTPKQLTSVDLGIPSLTFRSWWEAQFGPKSWDNIDKIPRGDWMKYLRWYRQVLQLPVINEVKLTLINPSQEGIHQLHIEGKGASTNKLLTRKVILATGIQGGGEWHVPPMISENLPKQLYAHTSEPIDFNYLKGKKIAILGGGASAFDNANFALTEGVAEAHVFVRRNELPRINPIRQMEASGMIERFHSLTDSNKYKIISHFFKHNQPPTNDTFARASAWPGFNLHLGSPWLHVEPSNDGAKITTPKGTFHFDFLIISTGLLTDPAFRPELKLVEKHIARWEDRYQPAEEEANPILDAHPYLSPGFAFLSRDVNGKKLLYGIFAFNYSALISCGITASALSGMKFGIPKLVSAVADQLFLDDQDEALTNFFTYSEVEFTGEWDKERELVATTKHIETEKEKQ; this is encoded by the coding sequence ATGAGTTTAGAAGCTTTAAATCTTCAGGTAAAAAAAGATCTCTCTTATCTCAATTTCGGTGGCACTAACTGGGTCCGACCTCTCACTCATCCCGATGGACACGTTTACGATGTCGTCATTGTGGGTGGTGGCCAAAGCGGTTTAGGGGCCGCCTTTGCATTATTAAAAGAACAGATATCTAATATTCTTGTTTTAGACGAAAATCCCGAAGGCTTCGAAGGCCCATGGGAAACGTACGCTCGTATGGTAACATTAAGAACACCTAAGCAATTAACTTCTGTTGACCTAGGCATCCCCTCCCTCACATTTCGCTCTTGGTGGGAAGCACAATTCGGACCAAAAAGCTGGGATAATATTGATAAAATTCCCAGAGGAGATTGGATGAAGTATCTACGATGGTACCGCCAAGTACTTCAACTCCCTGTCATTAACGAAGTCAAACTTACATTAATCAACCCTTCACAAGAAGGAATACACCAGCTTCATATCGAAGGAAAAGGTGCATCAACGAACAAACTATTAACTAGAAAAGTCATACTCGCCACAGGGATACAAGGTGGCGGCGAGTGGCATGTCCCACCAATGATTTCTGAAAATTTACCTAAACAACTCTACGCGCATACATCAGAACCCATCGACTTCAATTATTTAAAAGGGAAGAAAATTGCCATTTTAGGCGGCGGAGCCTCCGCCTTTGATAATGCTAATTTTGCTCTTACAGAAGGTGTAGCCGAAGCGCATGTATTCGTTCGGAGAAACGAACTTCCAAGAATTAACCCGATTCGACAAATGGAAGCATCAGGTATGATTGAACGCTTCCACTCTTTAACAGACTCAAATAAATATAAAATCATTTCCCACTTTTTTAAACACAACCAACCACCGACGAACGATACATTCGCTCGCGCATCAGCCTGGCCTGGCTTTAATCTTCACCTTGGTTCTCCATGGCTTCATGTCGAGCCAAGCAACGACGGAGCGAAAATCACAACACCAAAAGGAACATTCCATTTTGATTTTTTAATTATCAGCACTGGATTACTAACCGATCCAGCTTTTCGTCCAGAATTAAAACTTGTTGAAAAGCATATTGCCAGATGGGAAGATCGCTATCAACCCGCAGAGGAGGAAGCAAACCCGATACTCGACGCTCATCCTTATTTAAGTCCTGGTTTCGCATTCTTAAGCCGTGATGTAAATGGGAAAAAATTATTATACGGAATATTTGCTTTTAATTATTCTGCATTAATTAGTTGTGGAATTACCGCCTCCGCACTTTCTGGAATGAAATTCGGGATCCCCAAACTCGTTTCAGCTGTAGCCGACCAACTTTTTTTAGATGATCAGGATGAAGCACTTACAAATTTCTTTACCTATTCAGAAGTAGAATTTACAGGAGAATGGGACAAAGAAAGAGAATTAGTGGCAACAACAAAACACATAGAAACAGAAAAGGAGAAACAATGA
- the uraD gene encoding 2-oxo-4-hydroxy-4-carboxy-5-ureidoimidazoline decarboxylase: MHTISQINDTNLEEFMNITNGIFEHSPWIAQMTFSEKPFSSLRHLHQSMVEVVKHASTEQQLNLIKAHPNLGERIAMTNHSTEEQKGAGLQNLTNDEYEQFIKTNLEYMEKFGFPFILAVRGKNKHEIYEAMQTRISSSKEIEFETALTEIYKIALLRLEEIIK; the protein is encoded by the coding sequence ATGCACACTATTAGCCAAATAAACGATACAAACCTTGAGGAATTTATGAACATAACGAATGGAATTTTCGAACATTCCCCATGGATTGCTCAAATGACTTTCAGCGAAAAACCTTTTTCTTCCTTACGTCATTTACACCAAAGTATGGTGGAGGTAGTCAAACACGCTTCCACAGAGCAGCAATTAAATCTAATCAAAGCCCATCCTAATTTAGGGGAACGGATTGCAATGACCAATCATTCCACCGAAGAACAAAAAGGCGCTGGGTTACAAAATCTAACCAACGATGAGTACGAGCAATTCATCAAAACCAATCTAGAGTACATGGAGAAGTTTGGCTTTCCATTTATTTTAGCCGTTCGCGGTAAGAACAAACACGAAATATACGAAGCGATGCAAACACGAATTTCTTCTAGTAAAGAGATTGAGTTTGAAACAGCTTTGACTGAAATATACAAAATTGCCCTTCTTCGCTTAGAAGAGATTATTAAATGA
- a CDS encoding pyridoxal-phosphate-dependent aminotransferase family protein, with amino-acid sequence MLAFSPLHTPMRTIMTPGPVEVDPRVLRAMSTPILGQFDPAFTAIMNEVMEMLRQVFQTKNTWAFPIDGTSRSGNEAILCSIIEPGDRVLVPIYGRFGHLLVEICERYGADVYTVECSWGEVFDPKVVIEEIEKVSPKIVAIVHGETSTGRLQPLEEIGRACRERDVLLVVDAVASIGGVEVKTDEWFIDGMIGGTQKCLSVPSGLAPITYNERIEKILYARKKVERGIATEQDLNYKRSKNFIASNYFDLSMLQDYWGPRRLNHHTEATSMIYALHEGLRLVLLEGLEERCNRHQYHERALIAGIEAMGLKLFGDSGNKLPCVTCIEIPKGIDGESVRKMLLEAFSIEIASSFGPLHGKIWRIGTMGYSCRKENVLAVLGALEAVLIRHGVNVHRGDAIQASLDVYMSENQSLLKL; translated from the coding sequence ATGTTGGCTTTTTCACCGTTGCATACACCAATGCGTACAATTATGACGCCAGGACCTGTTGAAGTCGATCCTCGTGTCTTACGTGCGATGAGTACACCTATTTTAGGACAGTTTGATCCCGCTTTTACAGCTATTATGAATGAAGTCATGGAAATGCTTCGCCAAGTTTTTCAAACAAAGAACACATGGGCTTTTCCAATTGATGGTACCTCAAGATCGGGAAATGAGGCCATTCTTTGTAGCATCATCGAACCTGGAGATCGGGTCTTAGTTCCGATATACGGGAGGTTTGGACATTTATTAGTAGAAATTTGTGAACGGTACGGAGCAGATGTGTACACGGTAGAGTGTTCATGGGGTGAAGTATTTGATCCTAAAGTGGTCATTGAAGAGATTGAAAAGGTGTCACCTAAAATTGTAGCTATTGTTCATGGGGAAACATCAACCGGTAGATTGCAACCGCTTGAAGAGATTGGAAGGGCATGTCGAGAAAGAGATGTGCTGCTCGTGGTGGATGCTGTTGCATCTATCGGAGGGGTTGAGGTAAAAACCGATGAATGGTTTATTGATGGAATGATTGGAGGTACTCAAAAATGCTTATCCGTTCCATCTGGGCTGGCGCCCATTACGTATAACGAACGGATTGAAAAAATATTATACGCTCGAAAAAAAGTGGAGCGAGGAATTGCAACTGAGCAGGATTTGAATTATAAGAGAAGTAAGAATTTTATTGCCAGTAATTATTTTGATTTAAGTATGCTCCAGGATTATTGGGGTCCGCGAAGACTCAATCATCATACGGAGGCAACCTCAATGATCTATGCTTTGCATGAAGGTTTAAGACTTGTTTTATTAGAAGGTCTAGAGGAGCGCTGTAATCGACATCAGTACCATGAAAGGGCGTTAATAGCAGGGATTGAAGCGATGGGATTAAAGCTTTTTGGTGATTCAGGGAATAAGCTGCCTTGTGTTACATGTATAGAAATTCCAAAGGGGATAGACGGGGAATCAGTTAGGAAAATGTTACTTGAAGCATTTAGTATTGAAATTGCTTCTTCTTTCGGTCCTTTACATGGGAAGATTTGGAGAATTGGTACGATGGGATACAGCTGTCGAAAAGAAAATGTTCTAGCTGTACTTGGAGCATTAGAAGCCGTTTTAATTCGACATGGAGTGAATGTTCATCGAGGAGATGCGATTCAGGCGAGTCTAGATGTTTATATGAGTGAGAATCAAAGTTTGCTAAAGTTATAG
- a CDS encoding PucR family transcriptional regulator: MFLLKVNQLLTVPNLKGMNMIAGQSGIEREVKSVNMMDAPDIIHYLNKNEFLVTTAYHFKDHPQMLTKLVEAMATQGCAGLGIKTKRFLDKIPDEVIELANELSLPVIELPLHLSLGEIVNHSLRAILDQRASELTFALETHKQFTKIIMEGKGIGLLLQDLSRMIQRPVRLIDQHLKPIFQQATEGTFPIFSDEITLPKSPTSQISFSVSDTRETYTLFPIHISERKKGFLMINGEIKKTDQLTSLTIEQATNVISFSLMKESALRQQDRSIRNDFFLHFIDGTFSSQEEIIGRATEFSLKNDQKYICVVGKIDGDKFQPSYAERHEKADVIYDFIEGEVTSMNPQIHFFTKGESCILLFESEEDILQPSMYCESILVQLQERVFKYYKNTISFGISNLCHIFMDVKNAYKDALDALSQGKFSKQVGYIQTFQAKDITELLRMVPQEDLKNFYSFALSRFTDIKIEEEQTLLDTLSVYLETHCQISETAKRLFIHRNTVVYRIEKCEEILGKSLKDSETTLQIRLALRIRALLQN; this comes from the coding sequence ATGTTTCTATTGAAAGTAAATCAACTCTTAACCGTGCCGAATTTAAAAGGAATGAATATGATTGCCGGACAATCAGGAATTGAACGTGAAGTAAAGTCTGTTAATATGATGGATGCTCCCGATATCATCCACTATTTAAACAAAAATGAATTTCTTGTCACGACCGCCTACCATTTTAAGGATCACCCTCAGATGCTTACTAAATTAGTCGAAGCCATGGCTACACAAGGCTGTGCCGGATTAGGAATAAAAACCAAACGATTCTTAGATAAAATTCCAGATGAAGTAATTGAACTAGCAAACGAACTTTCATTACCTGTGATTGAACTTCCTTTACATTTATCTTTAGGCGAAATCGTGAACCATTCTTTACGCGCCATTCTCGATCAACGCGCATCAGAATTAACATTTGCGCTCGAAACACATAAGCAGTTCACAAAAATAATTATGGAGGGCAAAGGAATTGGTCTTTTACTACAAGATTTATCACGGATGATTCAGCGACCTGTCCGATTAATTGATCAGCATCTTAAGCCTATTTTCCAACAAGCAACAGAAGGCACATTCCCTATATTTTCAGACGAGATAACGCTTCCCAAGTCACCAACATCACAGATTTCTTTTTCAGTTTCTGACACAAGAGAGACGTATACCTTGTTTCCCATACATATTAGCGAAAGAAAAAAAGGGTTTCTGATGATTAACGGAGAGATTAAAAAAACAGATCAGTTAACTTCATTAACAATCGAACAAGCAACAAATGTGATTTCATTTTCTCTTATGAAAGAAAGTGCCCTCAGACAACAAGATCGAAGCATTCGTAACGATTTTTTCCTTCACTTTATCGACGGTACCTTTTCATCTCAAGAAGAAATCATTGGACGAGCGACTGAATTCTCATTAAAAAATGATCAAAAGTATATTTGTGTAGTTGGTAAAATCGACGGAGATAAATTCCAGCCTTCTTATGCCGAGCGTCACGAAAAGGCAGACGTGATATATGATTTTATAGAAGGCGAAGTCACTTCAATGAACCCTCAAATCCATTTTTTTACAAAGGGCGAGTCTTGTATTCTCCTATTTGAATCGGAAGAAGACATATTACAACCTAGTATGTACTGCGAGTCTATTTTGGTTCAACTTCAGGAACGAGTATTCAAGTACTATAAAAACACCATCTCATTCGGAATCAGCAATTTGTGCCACATATTTATGGATGTTAAAAATGCCTACAAAGATGCTTTAGATGCCCTATCACAAGGAAAATTTTCAAAACAGGTTGGGTATATCCAAACGTTTCAAGCAAAAGACATCACTGAATTGTTACGCATGGTTCCACAAGAAGATTTAAAAAACTTTTATTCTTTCGCTTTGAGTAGATTCACAGATATTAAAATAGAAGAAGAACAAACTTTACTAGATACATTGTCTGTATACTTAGAGACACACTGTCAAATTTCTGAAACCGCGAAAAGATTATTTATCCATAGAAATACGGTGGTTTACCGTATTGAAAAATGCGAAGAAATTCTAGGAAAAAGCTTAAAAGATTCTGAAACAACCTTACAAATAAGGCTAGCTCTACGGATTAGAGCCTTGTTACAAAACTAA
- a CDS encoding type IA DNA topoisomerase has product MSRVIIAEKPSVAKNIADALKIKGRQDGYYEGNGYIITWAFGHLMQLYDAKDYDEKMARWNMENFPFIPPNFRYKVKSDPRNKEKEDLGARKQLKIIYNLIKRNDVEMVISACDYDREGQIIGDTIIYNLKTQKQVYRLLLNEWTPDEVLKGLQQMKPNTEMRPLQDAGIGRQWADWVIGINLTSVATLKYQKGKGKALNIGRVLLPTLKIIYDRDRAIENFKPEEYFKLAATFKTQDGEEYEGSYVENEEDKFSNKEDLDKIQQALKDQSATIADKQVERKREYPPYLFNLSNLQGFITSKFKGWTSDKVLKVAQSLYEKKYITYPRTASVVLEESLVGKTAKVLENITKGLPFENEVKFSKLKRVFDNSKVESHSAIIPTYLLPKSLTKDEEIVYHAIKNRLIMQFMPVAEHEETKIMTKMNTPDINGVFVSKGRVQLVEGWRKVEKIESKDNILPLVNVNDLVEMVDHKLTSHATKPPKHHTEKTLLKVMETCGKGQGDEESEEMMAAILSGYSIGTPATRAETIKKLKDIGYIETQNKSLICSELGKNLVETFPVKELFDLEFTGRLEKTLSDIEKQKFTKESFLNLIFEFTTNAVNTIKNEKAIIINEVTYEKKSIDALGKCPACNQGSIIEGQKGFGCNNWKNGCKFVIWKNDKFLAALKKKPSKTMVKMLLKNGTATVKGLTSKKGNKFDANLRYEKNPDNEYYSWKMEFLN; this is encoded by the coding sequence GTGAGTAGAGTGATTATCGCTGAAAAGCCATCTGTTGCTAAAAATATTGCAGATGCATTAAAAATTAAAGGCAGACAAGATGGATATTACGAAGGTAATGGATATATTATTACATGGGCATTTGGACACCTTATGCAACTTTACGATGCAAAAGATTACGATGAGAAGATGGCTAGATGGAATATGGAAAACTTCCCTTTTATTCCTCCTAACTTTCGGTACAAAGTAAAAAGTGATCCAAGGAATAAAGAGAAGGAAGATTTAGGTGCAAGAAAGCAACTAAAGATTATTTACAATTTAATCAAACGAAATGACGTAGAAATGGTTATATCTGCTTGTGACTATGACCGAGAAGGTCAAATTATCGGGGATACGATCATATATAACCTAAAAACCCAAAAGCAAGTGTACAGATTGTTACTAAATGAATGGACACCTGATGAGGTGTTAAAAGGGCTTCAACAAATGAAGCCTAATACGGAGATGAGACCTCTTCAAGATGCTGGAATCGGTCGTCAATGGGCTGATTGGGTGATCGGGATTAATTTGACTTCCGTTGCGACATTAAAGTACCAAAAGGGGAAGGGAAAGGCACTTAATATAGGTAGAGTTCTTTTACCAACCTTAAAAATTATTTATGATCGTGATCGAGCAATAGAAAATTTTAAACCGGAAGAATACTTCAAATTGGCTGCTACCTTCAAAACGCAAGATGGTGAAGAGTATGAAGGTAGTTATGTTGAAAACGAAGAAGATAAGTTTTCTAATAAAGAGGACTTAGATAAAATTCAGCAAGCTTTGAAGGATCAGTCAGCAACAATTGCAGATAAACAAGTGGAACGGAAGAGAGAGTATCCTCCCTATTTATTCAATCTGTCTAATTTACAGGGGTTTATTACAAGTAAATTTAAAGGCTGGACATCAGATAAGGTCTTAAAAGTAGCCCAATCACTGTATGAGAAGAAGTATATTACTTACCCTAGAACTGCTAGTGTCGTATTAGAGGAAAGTCTTGTTGGAAAAACAGCAAAGGTTTTAGAAAATATAACTAAAGGGCTCCCCTTTGAGAATGAAGTTAAGTTTTCGAAGCTAAAAAGAGTGTTCGATAATTCAAAGGTTGAAAGCCATAGCGCGATTATTCCAACCTATTTACTACCTAAATCGCTAACAAAAGATGAAGAAATTGTGTACCATGCTATAAAAAACCGTCTAATTATGCAATTTATGCCGGTTGCTGAACATGAAGAAACCAAGATCATGACAAAAATGAATACCCCTGACATCAATGGTGTATTTGTATCAAAAGGACGGGTACAGCTTGTTGAGGGGTGGAGAAAGGTGGAAAAAATTGAATCGAAAGATAATATTTTACCACTTGTAAATGTTAATGATCTGGTTGAGATGGTTGATCACAAGCTTACTTCACATGCTACGAAACCACCAAAGCACCATACCGAAAAGACGTTGCTTAAAGTAATGGAGACTTGTGGAAAAGGACAGGGCGATGAAGAAAGTGAAGAAATGATGGCTGCTATCTTAAGTGGTTATAGCATTGGTACTCCAGCTACAAGGGCAGAAACTATTAAGAAATTAAAGGATATCGGATACATTGAGACCCAAAATAAGAGTTTGATTTGTTCCGAACTTGGTAAAAATTTGGTTGAGACTTTTCCTGTGAAAGAATTATTTGACTTAGAATTTACCGGCCGTCTAGAAAAAACATTATCAGATATAGAAAAACAAAAGTTTACGAAAGAAAGCTTCTTGAATTTAATATTTGAGTTCACAACAAATGCTGTAAACACCATTAAAAATGAAAAAGCTATTATTATTAATGAAGTGACTTATGAAAAGAAATCAATTGACGCATTAGGAAAATGCCCCGCCTGTAATCAAGGAAGTATTATAGAGGGTCAAAAAGGTTTTGGCTGTAACAACTGGAAAAATGGCTGTAAATTTGTAATTTGGAAAAATGATAAATTTTTGGCTGCCTTAAAGAAAAAGCCTTCAAAAACAATGGTGAAAATGCTTTTGAAGAATGGGACAGCCACTGTAAAAGGTTTAACGAGTAAAAAAGGAAATAAATTTGATGCAAATCTACGATATGAAAAAAATCCTGACAATGAGTATTATAGCTGGAAGATGGAATTTTTGAATTAA
- a CDS encoding allantoinase, whose translation MANYDLLIRNGLVVFSDEVIQTDIAVIDGVIVKLEAEIDGTALEERDATGLYIFPGVIDVHVHFSEPGREQWEGFETGSKMMAAGGCTTFFDMPLNGIPSTINDRALLGKAEIGKKKSVVDFALWGGLVPNHEKDIKGLAENGAIGFKAFLSETGNDEFERADDDTLLNGMKEIASLGKILALHAESAPITNWLQKEKQQKGLVSPDDYLESRPTIAEAEAVERAISFAKLTGCALHFVHISSEAAIVKIEAAKLDGMDVTVETCPHYLLFSHQDLVEKGPVAKCAPPLREKKEQERLLRLLIDGKFDMISSDHSPCPFSMKDPSVYNLFEAWGGISGGQFTLLSMIELAVNHNIPFTRVAEWTSEAPAKRFHLHSKGSIQVGMDADFAIVSMKNFKVTENNFFAKHKQSLYLGHTFPCQVTATYNRGKLIFDNGDFIESGSFGKWLRESDIS comes from the coding sequence ATGGCTAATTATGATCTTTTAATACGTAATGGTTTGGTCGTATTTTCAGATGAAGTGATTCAAACAGATATAGCAGTAATAGATGGTGTCATTGTAAAACTGGAGGCTGAAATCGACGGAACTGCACTAGAGGAACGCGATGCAACCGGTTTGTATATTTTTCCTGGTGTGATTGATGTACATGTTCATTTTAGTGAACCTGGACGAGAACAGTGGGAAGGGTTTGAGACAGGCTCTAAAATGATGGCTGCAGGAGGTTGTACCACCTTTTTTGACATGCCTTTAAATGGAATACCGTCAACTATTAATGACAGAGCCTTACTTGGAAAAGCGGAAATTGGAAAAAAGAAGTCTGTTGTTGATTTTGCTTTGTGGGGTGGGTTAGTCCCTAATCATGAAAAAGATATAAAAGGACTAGCGGAAAATGGAGCTATAGGCTTTAAAGCTTTTCTATCAGAAACGGGAAATGATGAATTTGAGCGGGCCGATGATGATACATTATTAAATGGGATGAAGGAAATTGCTTCACTTGGTAAGATTTTGGCGTTACATGCTGAAAGTGCTCCGATTACCAACTGGCTGCAGAAGGAAAAACAGCAAAAAGGTTTGGTAAGCCCAGACGATTACCTGGAATCCCGTCCAACCATCGCAGAAGCAGAGGCAGTTGAAAGGGCCATATCCTTTGCAAAGCTGACTGGATGCGCCTTGCATTTTGTTCATATTAGTAGTGAAGCTGCAATTGTAAAGATTGAAGCAGCTAAGCTAGATGGGATGGATGTAACGGTTGAAACCTGTCCTCATTATTTATTATTTTCTCATCAGGATCTTGTGGAAAAGGGACCCGTTGCTAAATGTGCTCCGCCATTAAGGGAGAAAAAAGAACAAGAAAGACTCCTTCGATTATTAATAGATGGAAAGTTTGATATGATATCTTCTGACCATTCTCCTTGTCCTTTTTCAATGAAAGACCCTTCTGTTTACAATTTGTTTGAAGCATGGGGAGGCATTAGCGGTGGGCAATTTACGTTATTATCGATGATTGAGTTAGCAGTCAACCATAATATTCCTTTTACAAGGGTGGCAGAATGGACATCAGAAGCACCTGCTAAACGATTTCACCTTCATTCAAAAGGTAGTATCCAAGTAGGAATGGATGCGGACTTTGCGATCGTATCAATGAAAAATTTTAAAGTAACAGAGAATAATTTCTTCGCCAAGCATAAACAGAGTCTTTACTTAGGTCATACCTTTCCATGTCAAGTAACAGCAACATACAATAGAGGGAAGTTAATTTTTGATAATGGAGATTTTATTGAGTCTGGCAGCTTCGGAAAGTGGCTGCGTGAAAGTGATATTAGTTAG